Genomic window (Helianthus annuus cultivar XRQ/B chromosome 3, HanXRQr2.0-SUNRISE, whole genome shotgun sequence):
TCGGTTTTGAGAAGAAGACGGCTAAGCAGGTGGTTAAGCCAAAACAGAAAATGAATGATATTTTTGTTGCTCGACCGAGTGTAGATGATGAAAAGGACTACATTTTTAGTCAAAAAgccgtggacgatttcaatgcatcgaaaaagttgaaagaggagacagtcaaatcaacttttgtcgaatatgacaaaagagtCTGTTATCGCTGTAATGAAATCCGGCACATGGCAAAACAATGCAAGAAAGTGTTTGAAGAACCTGTATTCGTAAAACCAACTGTTcgaaaacctcgaccaaaatcaccggttGATACAATAGGTAAAAAACCAATGGTTTCCCCGATTCGCATTTTAAAGagaggtgaatctttgaagtcggaggataagccgcaATCGATCTTCGAGGTTGGCGAATCTTCCAAGTCACgcaagacttcaaaaatttatcagaaaacaaaaagttttgataaccaatcatgggttgcgaaGTCGAAACCATCAATCGAGGTGAAAAAGATGGAAAATGCGTTAAAAAATGAAACAAAGGTTTTAAAAGATGATGTTGTCGAGTTTGAAACTGAACTTGATAAATTTCTTGCTGAGTTTCCCCCGATTAACAACAATGTAAAACCAATTATGAAAGATGATGTTcctaatgtcacatttaactttcctaaaAATGATGAGAAGTGTGATGTAGTGTTTGGCACTGTCTCTGAGGTCAAAAAGTCAAGGGCGTCATTGTTTGAATAAgttgatttgatgtttgcaggggctgcccaggtCTATTCTTTCGAAGTGGATCATGGACAGTGGTGCATCGAGACATGTGACAGGGATGCTAGCTCTTCTTTATGATGTCAAATCAATAAATGGAAGTTATGTGGGTTCGCCGGAAATCAAGGCGGCAAAATTGTTGGATAGGGAACATTGACGAATGGTGTCATATCATTTGAGAAAGTGAACTATATCGTAGAGTTGGAAAATAATTTACTTAGCATTTCTCAAATATGTGATAAATCTTTCAGTGTACACTTCACAAAGAATgagtgtttggttttaaaaccggggtttaaaatccctgatgagatggtgttgttgcgcgctccaCGGGAGAACGACttatatattcttgatatgagcgttgcaacaccaacaactcatcaaaaacaatgttttgtgtcaaaaTCAAAAGCAACAGAAAAGGAGTCAATAATGTGGCATcgtaagatgggccacattcatgttcgtaaaatgaattttctagaacacaatgatttggtagaaggtgtaaACTTAAAGAGTTTTCATTTGTCTGATGATTGTGTAGCTTGTAAAAAAGggaagcagactcggaagtcacacccaccGAAGATACTTAATtcgatcaggttacctcttgagagattacacatggatatcttcgggcctgtcaatgttaagagcatcagtggagatttgtactgcttggtggtgactgatgactttacaaGATTCTCATAGGTCGTGTGCTTGGAAAGAAAGGATCAAACTTTTGAGTCGTTGAtggtgttgttcaagaagatggaaacagTGTATAAGCTGCCAATCCGGAGAATTCGTAGtgacaacggaacggaattcaaaaacaacaaaatgtacgagttttgcaatgagaagggaattcttcatgaattcagagcgccgtacacaccacaacagaatgacgttgctgaacgaaagaatcggaccctaATAGAGACAACTCGaacaatgttagccgattccaaactACCGATCTTCTTCTGGAGCGAAGCAGTATCTGCAGCTTGCTATACATTGAATCGCGTACTCActgtcaaaaagtacaaaaagacaTGCTTTGAATTGCTGCACCGATACAAGCCGAATTTAGAGTTTTTGGAGCCATTTGGATCTCCGTGTACGTTTATTGATGAGAATGGAAAATTTGGTGCTAAAtcaaatgagggtttctttgtaggttacacAAGCCcgttgaagagggtgttcgtaccgtgCCAGGGGAAAGTGATACAAGTTTAGcacgtggattgtcagaagcacactccatcaccacaacttcccggacaaagatttaTGTTCGATTATGAcaagctctgggagtcgtttcaactaCCGGTTCAGCCGAGTGACGAGGAACTAGCACTTCTGTACCAGTACCAACAATCTATGTCACAGGAGCAAGTGCCTAGACCGCTAGTAGTTTCTCCACAAATCGAGGGTACTCACAATGATGAAGCCGGACCgagtggaacagctcacgaaccaccagaggaaccagctccaacatttgacgattctgacgactcagaggtgGAACCCGCTCcaacctttgacgaggaaccaaatgatacTTCGAtggaagctgaggatcaaaccgttgatcttgatatatcgaacttgcaatcggaagtgaaTGTGCCTGACACCATGATGCCTAGGACTTTGTCTTACCATCTGTTAGAGCAAATAATTGgtgacctgcaaagtggtgtTAAAACCTGAGACCAAATCAaccgagctcttacatgtttctatTCTTCAGTTGCACATTTGCAAGAAGAATTCTCATTAaagtgttttatttcgcagatcgagcctagaacttacaaagaggcgttgACTGAAGACAGCTGGGTAAAtgcaatgcaagaagagctgCTACAGTTTGAAAAGCTGGGTGTTTGGAGACTAGTTGATCTGCCACAGAATCAAAAGTTGATCAAAACAAAGTGGGTATTCAAGTGCAAAAGGGATGACAGAGGAGTCGTGGTAAGGAACAAAGCACGATTAGTGGTACAAGGctttagtcagcaagaaggcatcgactacGATGAAGTTTACGCGCCTGTTGCTAGACTCGAGGCGATTCGGATCTTCCTGGCATTTGCGTCATGGAAAGACTTTAAAGTGTACCAGTTggacgtcaaatctgccttcctttacggcaaaatcaaagaagaagtgtatgtggggcaatcgtcggggttcacagatccactgcacaaaaacaaggtctatctGCTGGACAAGGCGCtctacggacttcaccaggccccgagagcctggtacgagacgctttcccaatatctggtggccaacgggttcaccagagggacAGTGGATAGCACGTTGTTCACAAAGGAAGTGGCAGGCCATCTGTTGATCGTGCAGATCTAcgttgacgatatcattttcgGTTCTACCAACGACGAtctttgtaaagagtttgagaaagtaatgaagaaaaagtttgagatgagttcgatgggggagatgaagttcttcctcgggctgcaggtggagcagatgccggatggaatcttcattcaccaaacaaaATACGTAaaggacgtgcttgacaagttTGATATGACTGAATGCAGTCCTGCAGTAACCCCCCTTGCACAGAACCATTGTATCTGTCCTGACGAAAGTGGAGTGAAAATGGACGAGACATTGTACCGGTCAATCATTGGATCTCTGATGTATCTCACTGCTTCCCGTCCAGACATCGTGTACCCGACATGtctctgtgccagatatcagtcgagcCCGAAGCAGTCACACTTGACGATTGTcaaacgtatcttacggtatttgaaaggctgcccaagcatcgacttgtggtatcctcgctcgGGTGACTTTTCCCTATCAGGTTTCGCAGATTCTGATtttggaagctgcaagcagaatgcaaagtccaccactgttgggtgtcagttcttcggaactcgactcgttacctggccgtgcaagaaacaaaccgcagtggCGCTTTCTACgtgtgaggctgaatacgtttccgtctccagctgttgctcacagatcctttggatccaacagcaaatgcgcgacttcggtttgcaattcttggatacgccGATATATGTGGACAACGAAGCAGCTATAAACATCACTAAAAACCTGGTTCACCAATCTAAAACGAAACATATCGAAATCCATCACTTCATTCGTGATTGTCATGAGAAGAAGTTAATCCGGATTgagcacacacacacaccaatgatcagaaagctgatttttatacaaaaccctttgacaaaaagagattttactatcttttaaaattgaaagggatgaaaaatctgcgatctgggagggtagtagaatgtgaagctgaggagggcggcgatcagacgtgaaccatgtcgtgttgtcaactttctgtatagtttgttttctgctttttgataaaaacaaaaacacaaaaatatgtttttctttttagggggagaaattcgcagaaaaatacaaaaaacatgataaaatacaaaaatccaaaaacattagaaaacttgaaaaagagtttgtgtaaaataGGGGacatgatagtacatcagctagacagacaCAGTACGCTATAGATATGTAACGTTTCAAATGCAATTAAgtagtctcgctaaagatgtgccgataggtttttgcaaaatcagtagatcagttggggatataaacctaaaatttacttgcttttacgtggggaacacctccaggatatatgggtaacccccgaaatctcgtttgaaaggtcccttattctgagatagtatgtctttatgcttagtgatatctggggtattatcccgggacttctgctgtatggaaatactgacctagtccccggataatactttacgcatatgctttacttgtaaagcctcccctcagcataaaaaatgattaaacattgcaaaatgataatcatgtgctgttgaaaagaagatccccaaaggggacccaccgaaaagtcgaagccgtcatctctctgcgtatacggaagtatcgacctgagctctcacggccctcgcaattcaccccattacagatatcatctaggtatactcacttgtaagactgaatattgggatctggatacgggagtatatactgaggtgggacacatgtagaggtttaagtcttaaaacattacttccgtatcccgaacagattgaaagttttatgaaaatttaagaggatcagtatatcggcaatctacgcgaattgtttaaggCTTAGTATGAAATAttagcttaacggtgcttgtgttttGTCAAATGcagatatgatcccctaacacgctcacaaaaagattgtgtgtacatATTTCTGTTTACCCagttaaaaaatccaaaaagattttgtctttcatcttattttcgacaaccgacgtTAGGAATCAAATGATCAAAGCCTTGTGCAGATCATGTCTGtttgatgagggttgggtaagcaggAGATACTAAACTGTGATTGGTACATGTTTGATAGATTGAAAAGTGTTTGAAGGTTCAAAAAGGTTCGAAAGTTCACtaatttgaactgttttcagatCGATAAGTCAGCGTACTTCATAATCAGGTCAACCAAGgccattaaattggacttggtaggctgaacagttgaccaaggtcattaacttggacttggttaactgggtgtgtcggtgAACAATCAGAAAAGGttaaattgttgaaattttgaaattaatatttctgattCCGCTCTAAAATACTAGTTTCACAACAAttggctgatttcgctcctagatgCTTTAAAGACTGATTCCGCTCGTAGCTTCATGTTGATTTCGCTCGGGAGACTATTTgaccatttcgagcggaatcagacagGCTATAAAAGGccacctgatttcgctcctatgtCACTttcctgattccgctccaactgttCTTACTCCGGCGATTAAGAGCGAAACCCCCAAATCATCGTTTTCTAAACGAATTGCTGCCCAATTTTTGTTAGATCTTGTGTTTATAGTTGGCAATCTCAACTAGTAAATATGGGCAAGGTAGATTTGGGCTCCAATCTGTTTATATCATGCATATTCATGTCTGTCGGCTATGAACTGAATCAAAAACGTAGATTAAGGGTTATAAACTGTTAAATCTGAACAAGATTTCAAACATATGTTGTCGGATTGTAATGTATTTCTTGTTTTGAGTGTTATTTGTGTTAGATCTAGGGTTAATTGATGATTGTCGATACACAGGTTGTTCAGTCTTAGATCTAGGATGTTTGAGAGGGTAAAAATGAAATCAGAACATACCCTTATGGTCGGAATTAACAGATTAACAAACCCACAAGTTCAATTTCATCATCTAACAAGTTTGGAATGTTTGTTTGTAATTCCGCCCAAATTGAAAGTGttaggtgatttcgctcataatgttacatctaattccgctccaaaataCATGTTATGATTCCGCCCCAAATGAGTTTAGTGATTTCGCTTCTAAGCATTtaactgatttcgcttttgtTGTCATGTTAATTTCGCTCTAAACATCTTTAGGTGATTCCACTTGTAATGCTTTGTCAttacttgtgatttcgcttgaaggtaCTTAGtgttgaaatttttctaagtattgATTTATTGTGTATTGCAGGGCTCAAATGTGATTTTTGATCCACttcacaacagttgttgtgaTTTTGATGTGCAAAAGAATTCAAAGTTGGCAAAATTCAGCAGCATTCTGGAGTTCATGAGTCGAGTACCAATCCAGAAAGCTCTTACCGATAAACGTCCTGTGTACAAGTCACACATTAAACGATTCTGGAAGCATGCTACGTACGATGAAACAAACAAAGTGATAAACTCAGTTGTGAAGATATACAATGAAAAGAAAACAATTGCTGTTACAGAGGCGCTCATTCGTGAGGTTGTGAATTTTCCAGACGAAGAAGACTCCCCAACAAAGTTTCCTGAACGAATGGTCAAAGGATGCATGTTGAGGATGGGATATGTGGGTGCACTAAACGTTGGAAATTATTTGAAGTCGAAGTTTCAAAAACCTTACAAGTTTATTATTCATTCTGTACTGATGGCTCTTAGTCATACCAAGGGAGGATATGATACCATGCGTGATTACCAGATGAACATGGTTACTGCATTGGTTCTGAACAAAAAGTATAACTTCTCGCACATTGTTTTTCACTACATGGCTGAgaatattacaacaaagagtcgGACTTCGTCTTATCCAAGATTTGTGCAGATGCTGATTGATCATGCATATCCAGATATTGAACGTGATTTGAAGAATGATTTGTTAGTTCAGTCACACATGAGCAACGATTCTCTCAAGCAGCTTGCAAGATATCACCCAAACCATCCTGAACCAAAGATAGTTGCTGAATTCTTCGGTTATATCAAAGATGTGAACTACATTGATCATGATCCAGTAAATCACCAAAACTGGagaaatgaagaagaaatgaaggaaGCAGCTTATGTTGATGAGCTAAAAACTCTTGAAGAGTTCAAAACCACACGTAATGACTGGTTTGTCAAAGAAACGAGGAGAAGAGGCAAAAAGGTTACTCCTAAATCACAGGAGGGTGAGGGGTCTTCGTCACAGCCAAAGTAAAAGCAAAAGAAAGTGGCAAAGACGTTATTGATTGATGAGCCTGAGGTTGAAGAGCCGGTTGTAACTGCGGAAGAAGATCCGTATGTTGATATTGATAAAATGATGTTAAATGTTGATGATTTAGTGTCTGAGCAAGCAGCTAATGTagaagctgaaaaagagaaagtTATTGATGATGTTGAAGGTGATGATGTTAATAAAAGTACTACAAGCTCTTCGAGTTCTTCTGGTGATGAGATAGATGAGACTGAACGTCTAAAAAGAATTCAAGAAGCTACAGAGAAAGAGAAACAATTGAGAAAAAGGAAGAGACAGGAGAAAGATGATGCTGCTTATGTCCCCTCACCTGAACACGTTTCTGAATCTCAATCACCTTCGAGTGGTAAAAAGAAAGCAGGAGCAAGAAAAAGAATTGTATCTCCAAGGATAAAGAAAGTTACTACAAAGATTACAAAGCCGAAGATAGTTCTGAAGAAGAAATCGGCCAAAGAACCAAGTAAaccaccagcaccaccacctGAACCTACACCTCATCAATCACCAATACAATCACCACCACATCAAACACCTCCGAGACAACCTTCACCATTACATCTTTCACCATTACATCtctcaccaccacaacaacaaaccttattcacatctcaagaaatatttcaaacaccaccactcactcaAATTCAACTAACTCTGGTTCTTCTGGCCGCAAAGGTCTTCATATTCCTCCGGATAATCTTGAAGATATTGGAGATTTTGGCTTTGCAAACGATGAACAGGTGAAGAAGTTAGAAAAGAAGATGGATGATGTGTTGAATGAAAACAAAATAGTTGCAGCCGAAAGCAAGAAAGTAGCTGATCGTGAAAAGATTCTAGAAATGCGTGTAAAGAAGCTAGAATCTGAAAACAAGTCTTTACTGATGAAGATTGACACAGATCAGACAGAGATTGATTTCCTGAAAGTGCGAGTGGCTGAACTAGAAGAAGAAAAGGCTCGCAGAGATGAGCAGGACAAGTATTTCGAGATGAAGAACAAAGAGCTAGAGGCTACGAAAGCTTTGAAAGACCACGAGTTCTACATGTTGAACAAATTTGTTGAGAATATGCTTGGAACGTCGATTGAGCAAAGATTCTAAGAAATACAAGTTGAAGAGCTTAGGGCTAAACGCCAAGCTGAGATTGATGAATGGATGAAAGATAAGGGAAAGGGTGCTGAAAGCAGTGTGGCAGTTGCTGAAAGTTCAATCGTTCCATCTCTAGTTATTGAGAATCCAGTTCCTATATCTTCCGTATCAGCAATCTTTGAAGAACATGTATCACTGGAAGATCTTGCTggcgatgatgaagaagatgatgaggatgatgattaagaggatgatgaagagggtGATGACGAGGAAGATGACGATGATAAGAAAGTCTTTTCGGCTAGCAGTCATGGTTCTGATAATGACGATGATGATGCTCAAGGTGGTATGGGAATTAAAGTGACTGAACAGTCAAGAGAAAAGAATGTTGATGATTATTTGAATGATACTGTAAATGAAGAGACAGGGGGAGCTGAAGGAAAGGGGGAGTATGGTGATGATCAGAATGTTGATCAAGTTGAGAAGCTGATTCTTCGAATTGAACCTCATGTTGAAGAAGGTGAGATAAGGCATACTTACACATTGGATGAAGTACTGAAAATGTTCAATGTGAATGAAGATGATTTTAAGTTTGATTTTGAGGAAGAGCTGAATGCTTTCGACATCAACCATCAGCGTGATTGTGATTATGAATATAattatgttgaagatgctgatgTGTATGACAGAGTTGAGGTCGAAGATTAACCTGATGAGGAGATTATGAATGAAGATACCTCTCAGTTTCCAACATTGATGGAGTTCTTCACTGAAGAGAATCGGGATGAACTTAGAAGGAAAGTTGCTGAGATCCTTAAAGAcaaaaactttgatggcaccacAAAAGATTCGCTGCTGAAGGAAGAACGTAAGAAATGGTTCAAGGAAAGCAATTAACGTAAATTCAAACGTCCATTGAAATATTATCAGGGAGACAGAAGCATTTCTTTGGGGGATATCATTAGCTGGGGTTTTCTGCCTCAAGTTAATGCGTATGCGATCAAGAGAGAATGTGGTGTTCAATATTTTGAAAAGTTACATGATATTATGTCCCTTccatggtgggatgtggatgaGTTATCAAAAGTTAGAACCCTCGGGTATCCCGTCAGGAAGAATGATGTTGCAATGTGGGGATTGATAAAATTTGAGGTTTGAAAGATTTCAAACACTGGAAACCGCATTACCCGAAGAGAGTGCAAAGGGTAGATCCGGTGACAGGGGTTGAAGAAACTATTCTGAATGTGAAGAAGCCTAAAACGATGAAGAACATTCTAGTGCCGAAGATGGAGCAGGAATTTTATAAAAGATtcatgggctgggtatacagCTGTATCTCTACAGAAGCTGTGATTACGTACAGAGCAGGGAATGAAATTCGAGAGATTTTTGTTTACGACCCAATGTGGTTAGTCAATTGCTCGGCCAAGGATATTGAATGTCAATTCATAAACAAGATCCATTTTCAGTCTGAAGACCGTGAACAAGTTGTATCTATTTGAAGAAAGGCattaattctgaaaataaattaataaacaagaaaggcattaattctgaaaataaattGAATTCTAAATGGTGGTCGCTTGAAGAAAAGGAAAGAAAGAAAGCTGAACGTGAACGCAAGAAGCTGGAAGCAAACAGAGGAAAATGGATGAAGCAACAGgtcgaagaagaaaagaaaaggaagaaagatAATGATAGGCTGAAGAATCTGCTAAGGAAGAAGGCAAAGCCTAGAGAAGAAATGTTCAAGTCACtctgaagacccgaagacaagactgaagacttcggctgtatccaaggggaagtttgttgatgcacgaatgtctaaagcctacgtcttagtcttagtcaagcttgtatagggtctaggggtcaaatATGTGAATTATGTATAGTATAGGGGTTGTTTTGTAAAGTTTATGTGTTAATGTCTTGATTCCGCTCCTAATGACattttgtcatttggagcgaaatcacaacaaGGTGATTCCGCCagaaatgacaagatgtcattagGAGCGGAATCAGCCCCCCTATATATAGTGATTGTGTTTTCTCATTTTGCAACTGAATGTCGaatgtgtagccgaactgctgccgaaatTTTCTGAGAAGTATTAAtgagaaaacgtgtttaaagtgatctgcattctatttctactccattctctttgattcaagctctttgtgtatttccgctgcataaacagtggtattcatgctctgattgactcatttgatCGTCAATAACGATCCTACAGAATATAAGATATCTTATTTGATAAGAGATTGGGAATAATACGATATATAAGCCTTGCTACTCTAGTAAGATGtaaaaagaaaacacataaacaaTATGGGAAGATATAAGTCATAACACGCACGTATTTAAACCGGTTGCAAGTCATTGCTTTCACTAAAGTTGATTAATAACAGTGAACAAATTGAAAAGCTTGGACGACCTATTACAAGGGAAGTTGATAATATGTTTCGTAGAGCATCCAAATGGGCCCAACAACCACTATATCCTAGATGTTAAAAGGACATTTAAGATGTATATGGGGTTTTAAAACATGATAACTTCTATAAAAGTTTTGTTTACAAACTCAACACAACTGATTTTTTGTATAACAATAGTTTAGTTTACAACTCTAAAGTTAGTGTAGCCAACACCGTAACAAATTTTAGAAACTTTTATCCACTTGCGAAGATGATAGAGTAAGCAAACTAACAAAACACTATTCCTTTGCTCGTCTTTTAAATATAAGTACCAGTAGATTATATTAACAAAATGAAGTACAATGAGATTCTAATTTCAGCTCTAAATATATTCACGTGTCTTAAATCTAAAAAAATTACCTGATGACATGTATATAAATCTGAATTCAGATTTGGTAGGTGGAAGATATACTTACAGCGGTTTGTTCGGTTTTTTGTTGTAGTTAAAATGCAACGACTGGTCATTTTCCTAGGGATTCTTTCGACTTATCTTTGGCGCAACTAAATTCTACGGCAGATGGCAATCTGTTGCTATCCTGGTCTCTTAAGTTGAGATAAGCATTTATAAGAGCAAAATAAGAATCTATGGCGTAAAAATTCCGGCAACCAAATTTATAACTCGAAAAGCCGTTTACCTAGTGGCGATTGACTTCATAGGGGCAGTAGTTGGCTTTTGATAGACGTGTGTTGCTGTTGTAGATGCCAACTGAACTCTCCCTGCAACGGAGAGATGTGTTAGTTTAAAAGTGCTTGGTTGAACTAAACGTTTATCCTTTTTGGTGTGTTCTCCAAACATCGCACTCCGTAACTTTCGTATACTATGTCATAGCTTCTTTATGGAACGAAGAACGAAGAGGCTATTTCCTTCCATAGGGTTGCATCAATCAATCCAAATCTAGTTTCAAGACATAAACAAAAACAATAGAAGTTACTGTCCATGGAAAATGGTTGCATAGGTGTTCATCTAATTCAGAAATCACTTAACCTCCCTCTACCAGGAGGCAGACGCTCCACGCCCAGCAGCCAGAGCCTGAAAAAAGAAAAGTATCACATGGGACAACATGAGTGGTTAGGTTTGTGGAGCGTGTTAGTTTGACCCACACATTATTATTAATAGGTACTTGGTATCATTATCAGATTATCAATGCATGAGTATAGAGTACCTGGTGGATAACACATTAATATCATGATAAAGTATAAACCATTTGTATTTCTACGAGTTCGCTGCCATA
Coding sequences:
- the LOC110932809 gene encoding myelin transcription factor 1-like protein; protein product: MKDKGKGAESSVAVAESSIVPSLVIENPVPISSVSAIFEEHDDEEGDDEEDDDDKKVFSASSHGSDNDDDDAQGGMGIKVTEQSREKNVDDYLNDTVNEETGGAEGKGEYGDDQNVDQVEKLILRIEPHVEEGEIRHTYTLDEVLKMFNVNEDDFKFDFEEELNAFDINHQRDCDYEYNYVEDADVYDRVEVED